GAATCTGTGGACTACGTTGTCTTTGACCTGGAAACCACAGGGCTTTCTCCAGAGCGGGACGCCATTGTGGAAATTGGCGCGGTTGTTGTGCGAAACGGCGAAATCGTGGAAGACGAGATCTTCCATTCGCTGGTGAATCCCCAGCGTCCCATTCCTTATTTCGCCACCAAAGTGCATGGCCTGAGGGATCTGGATGTGAAGCATGCCCCCACCATCGATCTGGTGTTGCCAGAATTTCTGGCGTTCATCAAAAGGAAGCCTCTGGTGGCCCACAACATCTCTTTTGATGTGGGGTTCATTCAGGCCAATGCCCAGAAGCTCGGACTGGAA
This window of the Deinococcus misasensis DSM 22328 genome carries:
- a CDS encoding 3'-5' exonuclease, which translates into the protein MDYVVFDLETTGLSPERDAIVEIGAVVVRNGEIVEDEIFHSLVNPQRPIPYFATKVHGLRDLDVKHAPTIDLVLPEFLAFIKRKPLVAHNISFDVGFIQANAQKLGLEFPPRAQICTMQLSRRAYPRERSHKLDLLASRLELTFTERHRSMGDVQVTAQAFIHLSRALQVNL